A genome region from Ammoniphilus oxalaticus includes the following:
- a CDS encoding L,D-transpeptidase yields MAYKIVVSVQKRTLSLFKDEKLVKTYPVGVGKMLTPTPTGYYKIVNKAPNPGGPFGVMWMGLSRPHYGIHGTNAPSSIGKQVSHGCIRMHNHDVLELSKTVPIGTTVVIRAI; encoded by the coding sequence ATGGCGTATAAAATAGTTGTATCGGTTCAAAAAAGAACGCTATCTTTGTTCAAAGACGAGAAGCTTGTCAAGACCTACCCTGTTGGCGTTGGCAAAATGCTGACTCCCACCCCAACGGGTTACTATAAAATCGTCAATAAGGCTCCGAATCCCGGCGGTCCATTTGGCGTGATGTGGATGGGGTTGAGCCGTCCGCATTACGGTATTCACGGCACAAACGCGCCCTCGTCGATTGGCAAGCAAGTTTCCCACGGCTGTATTCGGATGCATAATCACGATGTGTTGGAACTTTCAAAAACGGTGCCGATCGGTACAACCGTTGTGATTCGGGCGATTTAA